The Trichoderma asperellum chromosome 6, complete sequence region CTATTACTAGCCCCGATGCTGGCATTTTGAGTAGTTGCTTCGGGAGAGGCACTggcgtttctttctttgcgcGTGAAGCAAGGTTGGGTGTGCCTTGCCGTGATGGCGCAGATTTACGATTGCCCTGGCCACTGTCGCCGACTTGTGACCATGAATATTGATGCAAATCCGTTGGTGACTTCAAAACCACAGCAATTTGCGACTGCCGCAAATCACTCTTCCCCGGATTAAGCTGGCTGGGAGATGCAGAGAGCAAGGGGTCATCGAGATCGATGCTGCTCGAGCGCCCTTTCACTGCTGGCGGCCTAGGGGTGGACTGCCTAGGGGTAGACGGCCTGAGAGGGGCAATCTGGCTGCTCCAGAACTCGGTAGGGTCCATCATGAGCCGCTTTTTCTGATTCGGAATGCCATCCATGGCGCTGTGTGGGTGGGTTACTGGAGCAGCGTAGGGGAAGATgagagttgaagaagagaagttcAAGGCGAGTGCCGCATGTGGCTAGTGACATCAAGCCTCAAGTGTCGTAGGGCATAGTGCTGGTCCGCGCGGCTTCGTCTCCACTTTTTGCCGCTCAGAGAGTCTTGGGTGGATCTTTGAAGTTAAGATAATGGATATATATTAGTAGATACATATATCTGACGACAGATTCTACATATTTTTCGTATTGAATGAAGTAATTTCAGCCTCTGTTAGAACAATGAATGACGGATGCAGCGGGCGTACGTCTAGAAGTTGATATCGGAACAGCTTAGTCGTTAACCGCATAGTGCTGAAGCCAGTGCCCATCTGTATGAAGCTCATTTTCGACAAATACAAGATACAAATATGAGAGCAATTAGAGGTTGTACGCTAGTTCTCTGACACGCTCaagtaataaaagaaaaataaaaggtgGTCCAAGGGATATTCATCTAAGATTCAGTCGCTTTATGCAATTATCATGACAAAATTTATCGACTGGATAGAAGTATTGTTGTATTAGTAGCTCTCTATATGAGAAAGTTACCTTTGGCGGTTTTCTGATCGGCTGAAAGATATGCATAGGGGCTCTTGAGGTCTCGCGGagactttaaaataaacctagGAGATGACgtacttcttttctttcactGGGTGCGGCAATCAGAAATTCTGTTTGTCCTGCATATTTCCTTAGATGAGCTGTTGTTGGGTGGCTCGCCAACACACTGCCAGATATTCGCGACTTAAACTATTGATCTCGCTGAACTGTCCTCCCTTGAAATTGGTTGACGAACGGCTAACATGTCAACAATAGACCATTGAATTCCTGGTGGGATAATGGCGTATAGAGAGGGAGAGCTAAAAAAGATCATTTTCGAGAACGGAAGACGATTCTCCGCATAGTGCGCCATCCATGTACAGCAGATACACCTCGAGCCTATCAAGGCGCTGCCAACTACTGACGCGAATGCACAGGTAAATTGCCTAACAAAAAGGCCATGATTTGATTAATTTGATATCTCAGCCCAAATAGGCCCTGGAAGGCACGCCGTGTCGGGGCTTAGGGGGAGGACAGCTGGACCTAAATGACTACAATACAGAGTTATATGTATATGGAGGATATGCGCCACTCGCATGCAACTTTAAACATCAACGCTTCTCATATATCCATTTGCGTTCATGAATAATCATGGCGCTACGTGATTTTTCAAATCGGCGCATTATTAAATTCCATGGCATCGAACTTGTAGCAAAATACTTTGTTCAGTAGATGGACAAACACCTGTAGGTAGTAACGATACCCTGAGCGCTTTGTACGTGTCGGGTTAGCTGCTGGATACATGTATCTGTCTGCCTACTTGATGACTGATGCTATCGTTATTGTTTTTGTAAGCCGCTGTCTCTTGGTGTCAGCGAGTTTCGGAAATAGACATCATGCTATCTGGTGCTATGCGACTGGGATCTGGCCTTGGAGACGCTGATGGCATCTGCCACCTCCTGGAGAGCACAAGCACTGGGCGGCGGACTCCGTAATAAGTACCAGCCAGTATTTACAGTGGCAAGTCGGGCTACGCTGCAAGTTGTGTCCAGGGGCTGCAGTTTTGTGCTGCAGAAGCATCAACGCATTGGGCCTTTCATCACCGGGCTTCCGGCTATCGAATGAGAACGCGCGGCTGCGACGCTGCAGCGTACGGGAAACCGGCGCCTTCATCAGGCTGACGAACTGCAGCGGAGCTGATGGAGCTTCATGGATCTGGCGGCCCACTTTCCGCCAGCTTGGAACCtgggagagagaagcttgGGCTGGAAACATCGGCGAAAACGTTTCATGGTGCTCTATTTCCCTCCAGCGCAGGATTACATCATGGCAATCGATGTGATGAACGGCTGTAGCTCCCCGGCTTAGCGCGAGACAAATGGATTCCGACGACCGTCTGCCCTGGTAGGCTGTCAAGCAAGACTGCCTAATAGTAGCTCATATTAAAGCGCATCAATACCGCCGTGAGACATGGCAGGATGCCGAACATACCGGCTGTTGGGCACGAGGATGCGATTCCCGACAGTGTGTCGGATGCTGCAGAGCGTGAGGGAGCAAGCGAATACTGAGTTGAGTTGAGAAGGGCACGTAACTGAGCTCAAGGTGGCCACTGAGCTCTCTGTTGGCCtcgggggggtttttttttctttagccgtTCTGACTGATGATAGCATGAATTAGTACCTACAGTacctgtactccgtagactGGGTGCGTGTTACAGTACATTGCCGCTACGAACCACCTTACTTCCTACACGCACTTGCATGCACTAAAACTAATGCAGCCCTAGTAGGCTCCCTCTCACTGGTGCATTTCCACGCCAGCCATACGCACGGCGAGCCTGCAGTATTGGCCCTTTCCGGTACGCATCGCGACGGCCTGTGGTGGAGACGGGCGCTGCTGCGGACAGACGTGATGTTGGGTCTAGCATTATCATCTCGTGAATTCTGCCTCTTTGGCACTGGTTTGTAAGCAGGGCAACTCGCACCTTCATGCCTTGGAAACGCGCCTTGCTGGCAGGCCCTGTAACGTACGACCCTCGTCATAAGGCTCCATTGGACTGCTGCTAAAATGCTGGCCGACAGTCTCCGCATTTCCGAGCAAGTACCGGTACGAGCgcaggtacaggtacctgGCGACAGCCACAGACAGGAACGGAAGATGACGCAGGAACACGAAAGCGAATGCGCGCGCCGCCTCGTGCCGAGCATCGCAGTAATAGGCCGGACCTTTTGTTATGTGCTTCGCCATTATAAATGCACAAAAGAACCATTTGTTTTTGCAGCTCTGCATCTACTGCTGTTCCTACGGCAGATATTGAAGCATCAGCTGACCCTGTGCCCTTGTGCTTACGAGTGGGCAGAGAATCGCTCTGGATGTTCCATGTTGATGATGCGACATGGCATGACTCGCTTCAAATGTTTGTAGGCAGCTTGTCCATTGCCAAGTTCCACGGTACTTGAGAAAAATCTGATGAGAGTGACTCCAATTCTAGTAGCGGAAATAGTTGACTGCTTCCAACAGCCAGGGAAAGTACCGCTACCAGCATTAGCTGCTCTCTCCGCGCCCCCTGAGCGCCTCATCCTATCCGCTGTGGCCCCCCGTAACTCAATGTGTGCAGTGGCGCTATAGTGCTCCGCTACAAGTCTTGCAGCAGCCTGAATAAGGGCCTGGGAGTCCCCGATCTGTGACAGAGAACCCACTGTTTTCGCTGCTGCGACTGCGCGGCCTTGCCaaagtaccggtacctgtCCATGCCCCCCCACATATCCTGTCCAGTGGAAAGCGCAGAAGGGCCAGTGACGCTGATGCCTGAGGCAACGTGGCTGCCGTGAGCGGTCCGGCCCACCATCTCGTCTCAACTCATGGTACCTCGTCCAGCCGTAGGTGCAAGTTGAGGGAGAACGTCGACTCTCCTCATCAAACGGACGCCGCCGCATCCTCCCGCACCGCCATAAGCCTCGAGGCTCTCGTCGCCCGCTCTCGCTACTGCTtggccgaaaaaaaaaagttttgtCTGCCTACAATCAGCGTCTGTTCCTTGCTGGGAGAGCCATGGACTCGGTTGCTTAAACGAACCCCCGATATCGTAATCATCCGAACATTGATACCATCCACTAGCTACAGGACTCCGCTCTCTGTCATCCCATCCTCgtttttctgctttctcctcatcttcatcctcatcctcctcttcacccTCCAATCCTCCCTTTCAACAGCCGCCACCATCGTATTAGATCATCCAACAATGCCCTCAAAGGCCGCCAACACCTCCGCCGGGGGCCCAGTGAGCAATCGCCTGCGCAGCTTCTTCCGCATGAACAGCAGCGCGAGCAGCATCAACGAGAAGGAAAGGGGCAGCAACTCCCTTAGCATCAGCGGCGTGCCCACGGGCAATGGAAACAGCAGCGACTCACATTCCACCAAAACTTCTCGACACACCAAGCTTTTCAACAACACCGTCGGCCGGCTCAGGTCACACACCGTCGCTAGCGAAAATAACAAGTTGGAAGAGGCTATGAGCCCTACGGCGCTTGCCAACCCCTACTTCGCTCACCAAGGCCAACCTGGCCTGCGCCACCATAACGAAGGCTCAGTGCCACCGAGCCCCCCAGATACACCGACGCTCAAGATCTCAAGCCCGGATGGTGCCGAGGCTGAGCAGGCGACGAGCGAAACGAAGGAAGAGCTGGCCCGTAGGTTAAGAAGGGTCGCTAGCGCACCCAATGCCCAGGGATTATTTGCGAATGCTGGAAACAAGGGCGATCGTCCAGGTACTGCTGAACTGGGCAAGGATCCTCTAATTCAGAACGCCAAATCAGGTTCACTTAGCCTCATTGATGGCGCAAAGCCCGAAGCACAACATCCTCTACATGCCGAAGATACGCTTGGCGCTCTGCCTCCTCCACAGACTCCCTTGGCCTTCCGCAGGACATACAGCTCCAACTCTATCAAAGTCCGCGATGTTGAAGTTGGTCCCTCCAGCTTCGACAAGATTAAGCTTATTGGTAAAGGTGATGTGGGTAAAGTGTATTTggtgagagaaaagaagagcaaccGACTCTACGCCATGAAAGGTAATGCAAAACCTAAAAAACGCGTCTTAATCCCGGTCACTAATCCATTCAATTCGTAGTTTTGAGCAAGAAAGAGATGAtcaagagaaacaagatcAAGCGCGCCCTTGCCGAACAAGAAATCCTCGCGACGAGCAACCACCCCTTCATTGTTACATTATACCACTCCTTTCAGTCTGAAGACCATCTTTATCTTTGCATGGAATACTGCAGCGGTGGAGAATTCTTCCGAGCCCTTCAGACTCGCCCTGGCAAGTGTATTCCGGAAGACGACGCCCGTTTTTACGCCGCGGAAGTTACGGCTGCGTTGGAATATCTTCATCTCATGGGTTTCATTTACCGAGATTTGAAGCCAGAGAGTATGTGCTAATAGTGAAATATTGATGCGAAGCTCCCAACTAACATATTCTTCTAGACATTCTGCTTCACCAATCCGGCCACATCATGTTGTCAGATTTTGATCTCTCAAAGCAGTCTGGCCCCGGCGGCAAGCCGACAATGATTGTTGGCAAGAACGGAGCGAGAACGGATTCTCTACCAACTATTGATACCCGGTCATGTATCGCTGACTTCAGGACAAATTCATTCGTTGGTACTGAAGAGTACATTGCTCCTGAAGTTATCAAGGGCAGTGGTCACACGAGCGCGGTCGACTGGTGGACGCTGGGTATTCTCATATACGAGATGCTTTACGGAACTACGCCTTTCAAGGGGAAGAACCGAAATGCCACTTTTGCCAACATTTTGCGCGAAGATATACCTTTCCCTGATCACACTGGAGCACCGCAAATCTCAAAGTATGtcgctttatttatatatatttgacATCACATTCATTGCTAACTCTCTTCTAGTCTGTGCAAATCACTCATCAGAAAGCTTCTCATCAAGGACGAGAATCGAAGGCTAGGTGCCCGCGCCGGTGCATCGGACATCAAGGCCCACCCCTTCTTCCGTACGACGCAGTGGGCTCTCATTCGCCATATGAAGCCGCCGATTGTCCCTAATCAGGGCCATGGAATTGATACGATCAATTTTAGGAACGTCAAGGAGAGCGAAAGCGTTGATATCAGTGGAGCAAGGGCGATGAATGCTACTGGTGTTCCACTGGATAGCGGACTGGCAACTCCAGGCAACGAGGCTGTAGACCCATTCCTCGAATTCAACAGCGTTACACTTCACCACGACGATGACGTGCAATTCCACGATATAAGTTATgcatcatcaccagcatcCTAAGTTGAAACCTTTGCATTACAATCAGCctgattctttttcttttcttggagGCTCCGCCGCAAATTTTGATATCATGTGTGTACGCGGTTAAGGCTATGGGATTGTTAAGATTACGACATTTGAGTTTTTATTCAAGCGACCAAGTTTTTGAGTTTTTGGAATTAATGCCTACACACTGAGCCTGTCACCCGCTCTCTTGCTTTAGCAGCAGGCAAGCTATccgtttttctttctacagacacaaaaaaagagaaaaatgaaTTTCCTGGCGAGCATCGTACGATCCCTGAAACAGTTTATTGCTCGAGACTTTTGTAAAAAAGCTTCTGATCAGCATCGTTGCTTGTCTGTTCACTTAAATACGGCGTCTCATTTGGCCTGGCGTTTACTGGAACTTGATGGTTGGGTTTGAGGGACATGTTATGTAAACTGTTGACAGTCATAAAGATACGTTTGATCTACCAATAGAACAATGGTACTCTGAAAAACTCTGTATGCTACattaattaagttttctCGTTCGTAATACAGTGTGGCCTGCGGCTCTGGCTTTGAGTGAGTGGGCTATTTATGGACACCACCTAATTGGCTACTACTGGTGTGGTTGCATTGCATATGCACAGCCAATAAGTGACCCCACGTATCCGTATCCCAATTATTGTGACAACTATCAAGGTGTAGGAATCATAACCAGATACCATAAAAacacaagagaaaaaaagcaaaaaatgaagacatacaacagccggtgttcgccagtggtcacccacctgactactaatctgcctctcattggcttgactctgggagagcggacgggatcccgtatattccaatggatatggtcgtatgtgataGAATGCTATGCTACTAGGAGTTATACAATAGTGATAACAAACGCACggtaaaaaaaggaaaaaataaaaacatacaacagccggtgttcgctgatggtcacccactcaactactaatctgccggttagtggcttgtctatgggggagcagacgggaccccgaattctccactacctatggtcgtatgtgataGCAAACGAGTAGCCAAAGTATATAAGGGTAGCGCAACCATATGGTAAAGTAGACATCAGGAAACATGTAAAGGACAAACCCTATCTACTTAGTACCTGCTTTAAATTATCTACCTATctctaaatatataaatattggCTGTAACTCCGTTGTGCGGTTAAGACAATAAGGAaaaagattaggccaataatTGCAATTATCGCAGCTATTGTAAAAGAAccagctatttatttataagggATTAACCTGTTAGGAAGGACTAGATCGTAATAGGAAGTCTACAGGGAAGTCATGTCTTCCTTCTATTCTGAAATCGGCTTGCTCGGCTTTGTAGAaggcctcctcttctttttaagaGATGCCACCTTTATCGAATTACAGTAGGAAGGcccctccttcttcctaGTATATGAGAATAGTTTTTACCTAGAGAGTAATGTCGATAGCTTATTCTCTAGCGATTAAGCAAACTTATTAGATCAATATCTAATACCTAATGAATATACTCATTATAACTCTCTTGTCTATATTTGTATATGGACTGCCTTTCAGAACCATCATTCCCCTTACCTCTAGGAAGGAACCCTATCGGTCAGGGTTCAACTAGTCGCGGTTGTAATACTCTTACTTGGATAAGACCTTCTTGAAAATCTCAAACGTTGCTCGATCCCTCACAGGGTCGTCTATTATGCGCATTGTCGAATAAGACCAGTACGGCACGAGACACACTAACCATACTAGCACCCAAAGGTACCCCAAGGCGTGCTCAACGTGTCGAGGGAGCTGTATGGGGCTAAAGCTATACAGCCAGTGAGCTGTATCTTCTAGCATGATACCAAATGCCTGACTGCTGAAGAAAATTAATTGTCCATTTTCAGATCCCTCAGCCTGGTGGTGTAGCAttgcagagaagaaaaatgcaagAGCGAGCCGCGAGTACCGCGAGATTAGGTTACCACGGGGGATAACCAAATCAACTATCCAATCAGCTGGCCCACTGAGCGCCTTACGCAGACCTTGGTGATAGTAATTGCTGGATACATTCGATTAGCGGTCAGGAATACAACTAGAACGTGTTTAAACATACCTCCAGAATCTTCTCACAGAATACGCCTGACTCGGCCAGCCCTGCCAGATGTGAGGCCAGCTCTGTGGCTGGTCACCGCAAAGGATGGCAACTATTGCTAGAAGGTTGTAGACCCCGATCACGCCAAGGGCTGCGTTGATAAGGAAGACAATGGTACTTATCACCCGAAAACCGACGTCTTCTGAGGTTGCCCCCGTGCCAGCAAGCAGATACGAGATAGTTTGCTTCTCTCTCGTGATCATATTTGGGTCTGGCGGAGGACCGGCAGCGCAGAGGTCTATGACGAGATAGCAGGCGATTAGAACACCCAGTCTCCTGAAAAGGAAACGCACGCGCCCGGGTATGGAGCCATCTTCCGTCGAGGCTGGGGCCTTAATCTGCCACTTAGTTCCGATGCGCCGCCAGTTGAATGGTAATGTGGCTGCCCGAAGTGCCTGGTAGATCGGCTTTTCGGAATTGGCTAACTGAAGGCCGGGGTCTTGAGGGCCGACATTTGACACAATAAGGATCTCGAAAGCGTTCAAGAATGTAGTCCAGGTTGCGCCCAACGCGAGAGATAGAAAGGCGCGATTTGGGATGTGTTCCAGGAGGCTGAGCTGGAAGCTGTAGGTCACGGCCGCGAGCAGAGCGATGGCTGCGGCGCGGTAGAGGGAATGCGGCGGCagacagaaaagagagacttCAAAGATGGTAACGGCACAGAGCAGAAAAACTAGGGGCTGCGGGTAAATATGTGCATCCATTTTGAGTGTTGTTCACCAAGTGCGCCTTTCGGGGATCTCTCCCGACGAAAAGACAAGTTCACTTTTATGCTGGTCGTGAATTGAATCGCTAAAGTCGGAATCGATTGATGACAGCTTCAGCCCCTGACAGAATCCCTAGTGCTTACTCCACCTTGTGTACCCGCGTTGGCAGGACATCTTAGGTTGATGTAACCATAAAAAACGGAATCATGCAACTCCAGACTTAGAGTCTTGGGATGCAAAAAATGGAAGATACCCAATGCAAGAAGAGAGCTTGATAGGACCCCGAATTTTCCACAatctatggtcgtatgtgcttgGATGCTTTGGCCGGATTTGCTAACTTTCCATGCAGCGGTATGATATCGTTTCGTAGTCAAGTAAGTCGCCCGCTTTAGTGATATCCGAGCTAAGGAATTTTGAATTATTAGCACAACTGATTAATACCCGTTGGTTCCACTTCTAGTGACTAACTCTCACGCATCTATATACATGTGGTGACTAACTCTCGCATATACCTCTTTTCTCGGACAATACATCTTTTTGGCCATCATGGCAGCGCCGCTCATCTGGATCAATGCCTTTCCCGGAACTGGGAAACTCACCATAGCTAAGGCAATAAAGTCCATAGGCGCATCTGTTACTATTATCGACAACCACCAGCTCATAGATCCAGTTGCATGGAAGTTCTCTCGCGATGACCCGTGCTACCAAATAGAACGaaagcgagagcgagagcgagcatTTCAAAGACATGTTCAAGATCCTACGACGGCTTCAGAAACCATCATTTTCACaggtaaatatattatatactttaaaaagcaGTGATTTATATCTACCAtatactaaattaattattgaGCAGATTTCCAGACAGACAATGAATTAGGTCGAAGTGTTGCATATGAATATCAAACAGCAGCTATAACAGCTGGCAGGCCTTTTATCCCCATCTATCTGGAATGCGATCTCGAAGTGAATATTGAGAGAGCCACAAGTCAGGAACGGGTCTTTAGCACCACAACAAAGTTGACCGATCctattcttcttcaagatttCCGGTCAAAATGTAGACTTTTTGAGTTCGAAGGACTATCTTTGGGAATTTGTGTTGATACAACCAACAAAGATCCGAGCGATATAGCAAAGATCATCTTAAAATATTTGCAAGAGGTATACAAACGAGAATAGCATAGTTTATCCAGTCATTGCTTTCATTAAACTTGTTGTCCAAAGAGGTTAGTAGAGGCCCATAAAGTCCTTATTCTAAACTAAATTTGGTGCAGATACGGGCACTCTTTCGCTGTAGCGCTGCATCGGATGATTTATAGCGATACGTCTGAGGCTGGTCTatatgcttttcttttctcttctccctttcctTGATCTGCTCAAGGAGAATGACGAAGCATCATGTTTTGCTGGCCGCTTCAGCCTGGTTCAAGATTCATCCTGGAGAGAGCCCATTTACGCCACCACCATTGCACAATCTCTTCATTCAGCCTCCTGAGATCGGTAGGAACTAAATAGATAAGAACAAGTCAATTTATTATAGACTCTACCTCTATAGAACAGCAAACACATCTCTAGGTCATTTGAATGTGAAGTCGCAGAAAGGTTGGCATATACTAACAGAAGAAGTGCCCATATATCTTATATTGTTCCAAGTGATTGCATTCAATAGACGGACGTCCCCCGGATGCTATTATCGTGACAGAACAAGATGATCAACGTAGGGGATCATAAAGGCGTATTTTCATTAAGTTCTCTATAATTTAGGACGTAGctaatatacatgtacattgctattttaagaTTTAGGGATGTCGCGTAGTGACCTCCCAACAAACCTAGAAGGGGTAAACAAGGTTGAGGTTGGTGATGAAACATAGTCTAACCCAGCTTCCtgatataaagtataaatgcTTCTTCTGAATagataaaagaaaacaaggcaaaATTTTCATTCAAAAAGACCCTGAGCTGGGCTAGATGCTAGTATATCAAATGGTTCCCTGAGTTGTTCTCGCTCTGTGGCCCTTGGATAAGTGATCTTGTATCTACAAAAGACAATTCGCTTTTAGGTTACTCTTGAAACAGATTGCCATTCAAATATTTTAAACCCGTATCAACCGCAACGGTAACAACTGTTTTACCAGCTCCCAGTTCCTTTGCAAGCTCCAGCGCTGCGACAACATTGATCCCTGTGGATGTGCCGACAAGCAACCCTTCCTTTTTGGCAAGGAGGCGACACATGGCACGagctttgtcttcttcaataGCGCGGGCTTCGTCATACAATGTTTCATCAAGATGAGTCGGGCGGCTTACAACAGCAATGCCTTCGACACTATGCGGTCCAGTTTGGCCCTTGGTGATGTGCGGCGCCGAGGCTGGCTCCAAAATGACAATCTTCGTGGCGGGCATTTTCGATCTAAAAACTCTCCCAACACCCATGGCCATTCCGGCAGTGCCGATGGCGCCGCAAAAAGCATCAATGCCGTTGGGAAATTGTATGACCAGCTCATGGCCAATACCTTCGTACCCAATAAGAGCATCCTGGTTCTGAAATTGGTTCGTGTAGTAGTATCCTTCTTGGTCACCCACTTCTTTTGCACGTTGCATCATGGATGGCATAAGGTCGGCTGTGACTTTACCAGTGGGACTGTGTACTATGTCGAGTTTTGCCCCAAGCGCAGTGATTGAACGCAGTTTCTCAACTGAAAAGGCGTTGGAGCACACAACTTCAAAATTGTAGCCTTTCTGCGCGCAGACAAAAGCAAGTGAAGATCCAGTGCTGCCACCAGTAGCTTCCACAACTGTCATACCCGGCTGTAAATCTCCACGCTTTTCCGCTTGTTCAATCATGGATAGCGCCATCCGATCTTTGTAACACCCTGTTGGGTTGAAGAATTCGAGTTTAATATAGACATCGGCAGACCCATCGGGAACAATGTggtttaattttataaccGGGGTGTTACCGATTGCATCGAAGATACTCATGGCTACTGGGGGCATCGTAGACATTGTATTCCGTTGGAAAAGATAATTATTCTTTATGCTTGAGTGAAAACATGCAATT contains the following coding sequences:
- the NRC2 gene encoding serine/threonine protein kinase, AGC; the protein is MPSKAANTSAGGPVSNRLRSFFRMNSSASSINEKERGSNSLSISGVPTGNGNSSDSHSTKTSRHTKLFNNTVGRLRSHTVASENNKLEEAMSPTALANPYFAHQGQPGLRHHNEGSVPPSPPDTPTLKISSPDGAEAEQATSETKEELARRLRRVASAPNAQGLFANAGNKGDRPGTAELGKDPLIQNAKSGSLSLIDGAKPEAQHPLHAEDTLGALPPPQTPLAFRRTYSSNSIKVRDVEVGPSSFDKIKLIGKGDVGKVYLVREKKSNRLYAMKVLSKKEMIKRNKIKRALAEQEILATSNHPFIVTLYHSFQSEDHLYLCMEYCSGGEFFRALQTRPGKCIPEDDARFYAAEVTAALEYLHLMGFIYRDLKPENILLHQSGHIMLSDFDLSKQSGPGGKPTMIVGKNGARTDSLPTIDTRSCIADFRTNSFVGTEEYIAPEVIKGSGHTSAVDWWTLGILIYEMLYGTTPFKGKNRNATFANILREDIPFPDHTGAPQISNLCKSLIRKLLIKDENRRLGARAGASDIKAHPFFRTTQWALIRHMKPPIVPNQGHGIDTINFRNVKESESVDISGARAMNATGVPLDSGLATPGNEAVDPFLEFNSVTLHHDDDVQFHDISYASSPAS
- a CDS encoding uncharacterized protein (EggNog:ENOG41~TransMembrane:6 (o6-25i32-48o60-82i145-162o198-222i339-358o)), translating into MDAHIYPQPLVFLLCAVTIFEVSLFCLPPHSLYRAAAIALLAAVTYSFQLSLLEHIPNRAFLSLALGATWTTFLNAFEILIVSNVGPQDPGLQLANSEKPIYQALRAATLPFNWRRIGTKWQIKAPASTEDGSIPGRVRFLFRRLGVLIACYLVIDLCAAGPPPDPNMITREKQTISYLLAGTGATSEDVGFRVISTIVFLINAALGVIGVYNLLAIVAILCGDQPQSWPHIWQGWPSQAYSVRRFWSNYYHQGLRKALSGPADWIVDLVIPRGNLISRYSRLALAFFFSAMLHHQAEGSENGQLIFFSSQAFGIMLEDTAHWLYSFSPIQLPRHVEHALGYLWVLVWLVCLVPYWSYSTMRIIDDPVRDRATFEIFKKVLSK
- a CDS encoding uncharacterized protein (EggNog:ENOG41); translated protein: MAAPLIWINAFPGTGKLTIAKAIKSIGASVTIIDNHQLIDPVAWKFSRDDPCYQIERKRERERAFQRHVQDPTTASETIIFTDFQTDNELGRSVAYEYQTAAITAGRPFIPIYLECDLEVNIERATSQERVFSTTTKLTDPILLQDFRSKCRLFEFEGLSLGICVDTTNKDPSDIAKIILKYLQEVYKRE
- a CDS encoding uncharacterized protein (EggNog:ENOG41) gives rise to the protein MSIFDAIGNTPVIKLNHIVPDGSADVYIKLEFFNPTGCYKDRMALSMIEQAEKRGDLQPGMTVVEATGGSTGSSLAFVCAQKGYNFEVVCSNAFSVEKLRSITALGAKLDIVHSPTGKVTADLMPSMMQRAKEVGDQEGYYYTNQFQNQDALIGYEGIGHELVIQFPNGIDAFCGAIGTAGMAMGVGRVFRSKMPATKIVILEPASAPHITKGQTGPHSVEGIAVVSRPTHLDETLYDEARAIEEDKARAMCRLLAKKEGLLVGTSTGINVVAALELAKELGAGKTVVTVAVDTGLKYLNGNLFQE